The proteins below come from a single Ovis aries strain OAR_USU_Benz2616 breed Rambouillet chromosome 18, ARS-UI_Ramb_v3.0, whole genome shotgun sequence genomic window:
- the ISLR2 gene encoding immunoglobulin superfamily containing leucine-rich repeat protein 2 isoform X1, producing the protein MMMGNSNIEEQLCGRCEVAATDVGSALGLSSWLRDIQSGEGVATRRQRTERWRAAGSAMVPLRALCLAWALLGAAAACPEPCACVDKYAHQFADCAYKELREVPEGLPANVTTLSLSANKITVLRRGAFADVTQVTSLWLAHNEVRTVEPGSLAVLSQLKNLDLSHNLISSFPWSDLRNLSALQLLKMNHNRLGSLPRDALGALPDLRSLRINNNRLRTLAPGTFDTLSALSHLQLYHNPFHCSCSLVWLQAWAASTRVSLPEPDSIACASPPALQGVPVHRLPALSCVPPSVHLSVEPPPEAPGSPLPSGLTLMIHCVAEGHPTPRLQWQLQIPGGTVMLAPLVLSGEDGGDGAEEGEGEGDGDGPTQTEAPTPTPVHAWPAPPATPRFVALTNGSLLVPFLSAKEAGVYTCRAHNELGANSTSVRVAVAAAGPPKHAPGAGGDPDGQAPTSERKSTAKTRGNSVLTSKPEGKIKGQGRGLVSVLGDSEIGLEQEEAEEAGEGEQVEDQVPADPMEEQRCGHGDLSRYVSNHAFNQSAELKPHVFELGVIALDVAEREARVQLTPLAARWGPGPGGSAGGGRPGRRPLRLLYLCPAGGGAAVQWSRVEEGVNAYWFRGLRPGTNYSVCLALAGEACHVQVVFATKKELPSLLVIVAVSVFLLVLATVPLLGAACCHLLAKHPGKPYRLILRPQAPDPMEKRIAADFDPRASYLESEKSYPAGGEAGGEEPEEAPGEGLDEDAEQGDPTGDLQREESLAACSLVESQSKANQEEFEAGSEYSDRLPLGAEAVDIAQEINGNYRQTAG; encoded by the exons ATGATGATGGGTAATTCTAATATTGAGGAGCAACTGTGTGGACGGTGTGAGG TCGCAGCAACAGATGTGGGGAGCGCTCTTGGGCTGTCGTCCTGGCTCCGCGACATCCAGTCTGGAGAGGGGGTTGCAACCCGACGGCAGCGCACGGAGAGGTGGAGAGCAGCCG GATCAGCGATGGTACCCTTGAGGGCCCTGTGTCTGGCTTGGGCGCTGCTAGGAGCGGCCGCAGCGTGCCCAGAGCCGTGCGCCTGCGTGGACAAGTACGCGCACCAGTTCGCCGACTGCGCCTACAAGGAGCTGCGCGAGGTGCCAGAAGGACTGCCGGCCAACGTGACCACGCTCAGTCTGTCGGCGAACAAGATCACCGTACTGCGGCGCGGGGCTTTCGCCGACGTCACGCAGGTCACCTCGCTGTGGTTGGCGCACAATGAGGTGCGCACGGTGGAACCGGGCTCGCTGGCCGTGCTGAGCCAGCTCAAGAACCTCGACCTGAGCCACAATCTTATATCCAGCTTCCCATGGAGCGACCTTCGTAACCTGAGTGCGCTACAGCTGCTCAAGATGAACCACAACCGCCTGGGCTCGTTGCCCCGGGACGCACTCGGTGCGCTGCCTGATCTGCGCTCCCTGCGCATCAACAACAACCGGCTTCGcacactggctcctggcaccTTCGACACGCTAAGTGCGCTTTCGCATCTGCAACTCTACCACAACCCCTTCCACTGCAGTTGCAGTCTTGTGTGGCTGCAGGCCTGGGCCGCGAGCACCCGGGTCTCCTTACCCGAGCCCGACTCCATCGCGTGCGCCTCGCCTCCTGCGCTGCAGGGCGTGCCGGTGCACCGTCTGCCTGCCCTGTCCTGTGTACCGCCCAGTGTGCATCTGAGTGTGGAGCCGCCGCCCGAGGCGCCGGGCAGCCCCCTGCCCTCCGGCCTGACGCTCATGATACACTGCGTCGCCGAAGGACACCCCACGCCCCGCCTGCAATGGCAACTTCAGATCCCAGGTGGCACCGTAATGCTAGCCCCGCTGGTCCTGAGCGGGGAGGACGGCGGGGACGGGGCggaagaaggggagggggaaggagatggggacGGGCCAACGCAGACAGAGGCCCCAACCCCGACTCCAGTACACGCCTGGCCGGCTCCCCCAGCCACCCCGCGCTTCGTGGCCCTCACCAATGGCTCCCTGTTGGTGCCCTTCCTGAGTGCCAAGGAGGCAGGCGTCTACACCTGCCGTGCCCACAACGAGCTGGGTGCCAACTCCACGTCGGTACGCGTGGCAGTGGCAGCTGCCGGCCCCCCAAAGCACGCTCCTGGCGCAGGGGGAGACCCTGATGGGCAGGCTCCAACCTCTGAGCGTAAGTCCACAGCTAAAACCCGGGGCAACAGCGTCCTAACGTCCAAGCCCGAAGGCAAAATCAAAGGCCAAGGCAGGGGCCTGGTTAGCGTACTCGGGGATTCAGAGATAgggctggagcaggaggaggcggaggaggcAGGTGAGGGTGAACAAGTGGAAGACCAGGTCCCCGCCGACCCGATGGAGGAGCAGCGCTGTGGCCACGGGGACCTCTCGCGGTACGTGTCCAACCACGCCTTCAACCAGAGCGCCGAGCTCAAGCCTCACGTTTTCGAGCTGGGCGTCATCGCGCTGGACGTCGCGGAGCGGGAGGCGCGGGTGCAGCTGACACCCCTGGCGGCTCGCTGGGGCCCGGGGCCCGGGGGCTCTGCGGGAGGAGGGCGACCCGGGCGGCGGCCACTACGCCTGCTCTATCTGTGCCCGGCGGGGGGCGGCGCAGCAGTGCAGTGGTCGCGTGTCGAGGAGGGCGTCAACGCCTACTGGTTCCGCGGCCTGCGGCCCGGCACCAACTACTCCGTGTGCCTGGCGCTGGCAGGCGAGGCCTGCCACGTGCAAGTGGTGTTCGCCACCAAGAAAGAGCTGCCCTCGCTGCTGGTGATCGTGGCGGTGAGCGTGTTCCTCCTGGTGCTGGCCACCGTGCCCCTGCTGGGCGCCGCCTGCTGCCATCTGCTGGCCAAACACCCGGGCAAGCCCTACCGCCTTATCCTGAGGCCGCAGGCCCCCGACCCCATGGAGAAGCGCATCGCCGCCGACTTCGACCCGCGCGCCTCCTACCTCGAGTCCGAGAAAAGCTACCCAGCGGGTGGCGAGGCGGGCGGGGAGGAGCCGGAAGAGGCCCCCGGGGAGGGCCTCGACGAAGACGCGGAGCAGGGGGACCCCACTGGGGACCTGCAGAGAGAGGAGAGCCTGGCGGCTTGCTCGCTGGTGGAGTCCCAATCCAAGGCCAACCAAGAGGAGTTCGAGGCAGGCTCCGAGTACAGTGACCGGCTGCCCCTGGGTGCCGAAGCGGTCGACATCGCCCAGGAGATTAACGGCAACTACAGGCAGACGGCGGGCTGA
- the ISLR2 gene encoding immunoglobulin superfamily containing leucine-rich repeat protein 2 isoform X2, with protein MCRVAATDVGSALGLSSWLRDIQSGEGVATRRQRTERWRAAGSAMVPLRALCLAWALLGAAAACPEPCACVDKYAHQFADCAYKELREVPEGLPANVTTLSLSANKITVLRRGAFADVTQVTSLWLAHNEVRTVEPGSLAVLSQLKNLDLSHNLISSFPWSDLRNLSALQLLKMNHNRLGSLPRDALGALPDLRSLRINNNRLRTLAPGTFDTLSALSHLQLYHNPFHCSCSLVWLQAWAASTRVSLPEPDSIACASPPALQGVPVHRLPALSCVPPSVHLSVEPPPEAPGSPLPSGLTLMIHCVAEGHPTPRLQWQLQIPGGTVMLAPLVLSGEDGGDGAEEGEGEGDGDGPTQTEAPTPTPVHAWPAPPATPRFVALTNGSLLVPFLSAKEAGVYTCRAHNELGANSTSVRVAVAAAGPPKHAPGAGGDPDGQAPTSERKSTAKTRGNSVLTSKPEGKIKGQGRGLVSVLGDSEIGLEQEEAEEAGEGEQVEDQVPADPMEEQRCGHGDLSRYVSNHAFNQSAELKPHVFELGVIALDVAEREARVQLTPLAARWGPGPGGSAGGGRPGRRPLRLLYLCPAGGGAAVQWSRVEEGVNAYWFRGLRPGTNYSVCLALAGEACHVQVVFATKKELPSLLVIVAVSVFLLVLATVPLLGAACCHLLAKHPGKPYRLILRPQAPDPMEKRIAADFDPRASYLESEKSYPAGGEAGGEEPEEAPGEGLDEDAEQGDPTGDLQREESLAACSLVESQSKANQEEFEAGSEYSDRLPLGAEAVDIAQEINGNYRQTAG; from the exons ATGTGTAGAG TCGCAGCAACAGATGTGGGGAGCGCTCTTGGGCTGTCGTCCTGGCTCCGCGACATCCAGTCTGGAGAGGGGGTTGCAACCCGACGGCAGCGCACGGAGAGGTGGAGAGCAGCCG GATCAGCGATGGTACCCTTGAGGGCCCTGTGTCTGGCTTGGGCGCTGCTAGGAGCGGCCGCAGCGTGCCCAGAGCCGTGCGCCTGCGTGGACAAGTACGCGCACCAGTTCGCCGACTGCGCCTACAAGGAGCTGCGCGAGGTGCCAGAAGGACTGCCGGCCAACGTGACCACGCTCAGTCTGTCGGCGAACAAGATCACCGTACTGCGGCGCGGGGCTTTCGCCGACGTCACGCAGGTCACCTCGCTGTGGTTGGCGCACAATGAGGTGCGCACGGTGGAACCGGGCTCGCTGGCCGTGCTGAGCCAGCTCAAGAACCTCGACCTGAGCCACAATCTTATATCCAGCTTCCCATGGAGCGACCTTCGTAACCTGAGTGCGCTACAGCTGCTCAAGATGAACCACAACCGCCTGGGCTCGTTGCCCCGGGACGCACTCGGTGCGCTGCCTGATCTGCGCTCCCTGCGCATCAACAACAACCGGCTTCGcacactggctcctggcaccTTCGACACGCTAAGTGCGCTTTCGCATCTGCAACTCTACCACAACCCCTTCCACTGCAGTTGCAGTCTTGTGTGGCTGCAGGCCTGGGCCGCGAGCACCCGGGTCTCCTTACCCGAGCCCGACTCCATCGCGTGCGCCTCGCCTCCTGCGCTGCAGGGCGTGCCGGTGCACCGTCTGCCTGCCCTGTCCTGTGTACCGCCCAGTGTGCATCTGAGTGTGGAGCCGCCGCCCGAGGCGCCGGGCAGCCCCCTGCCCTCCGGCCTGACGCTCATGATACACTGCGTCGCCGAAGGACACCCCACGCCCCGCCTGCAATGGCAACTTCAGATCCCAGGTGGCACCGTAATGCTAGCCCCGCTGGTCCTGAGCGGGGAGGACGGCGGGGACGGGGCggaagaaggggagggggaaggagatggggacGGGCCAACGCAGACAGAGGCCCCAACCCCGACTCCAGTACACGCCTGGCCGGCTCCCCCAGCCACCCCGCGCTTCGTGGCCCTCACCAATGGCTCCCTGTTGGTGCCCTTCCTGAGTGCCAAGGAGGCAGGCGTCTACACCTGCCGTGCCCACAACGAGCTGGGTGCCAACTCCACGTCGGTACGCGTGGCAGTGGCAGCTGCCGGCCCCCCAAAGCACGCTCCTGGCGCAGGGGGAGACCCTGATGGGCAGGCTCCAACCTCTGAGCGTAAGTCCACAGCTAAAACCCGGGGCAACAGCGTCCTAACGTCCAAGCCCGAAGGCAAAATCAAAGGCCAAGGCAGGGGCCTGGTTAGCGTACTCGGGGATTCAGAGATAgggctggagcaggaggaggcggaggaggcAGGTGAGGGTGAACAAGTGGAAGACCAGGTCCCCGCCGACCCGATGGAGGAGCAGCGCTGTGGCCACGGGGACCTCTCGCGGTACGTGTCCAACCACGCCTTCAACCAGAGCGCCGAGCTCAAGCCTCACGTTTTCGAGCTGGGCGTCATCGCGCTGGACGTCGCGGAGCGGGAGGCGCGGGTGCAGCTGACACCCCTGGCGGCTCGCTGGGGCCCGGGGCCCGGGGGCTCTGCGGGAGGAGGGCGACCCGGGCGGCGGCCACTACGCCTGCTCTATCTGTGCCCGGCGGGGGGCGGCGCAGCAGTGCAGTGGTCGCGTGTCGAGGAGGGCGTCAACGCCTACTGGTTCCGCGGCCTGCGGCCCGGCACCAACTACTCCGTGTGCCTGGCGCTGGCAGGCGAGGCCTGCCACGTGCAAGTGGTGTTCGCCACCAAGAAAGAGCTGCCCTCGCTGCTGGTGATCGTGGCGGTGAGCGTGTTCCTCCTGGTGCTGGCCACCGTGCCCCTGCTGGGCGCCGCCTGCTGCCATCTGCTGGCCAAACACCCGGGCAAGCCCTACCGCCTTATCCTGAGGCCGCAGGCCCCCGACCCCATGGAGAAGCGCATCGCCGCCGACTTCGACCCGCGCGCCTCCTACCTCGAGTCCGAGAAAAGCTACCCAGCGGGTGGCGAGGCGGGCGGGGAGGAGCCGGAAGAGGCCCCCGGGGAGGGCCTCGACGAAGACGCGGAGCAGGGGGACCCCACTGGGGACCTGCAGAGAGAGGAGAGCCTGGCGGCTTGCTCGCTGGTGGAGTCCCAATCCAAGGCCAACCAAGAGGAGTTCGAGGCAGGCTCCGAGTACAGTGACCGGCTGCCCCTGGGTGCCGAAGCGGTCGACATCGCCCAGGAGATTAACGGCAACTACAGGCAGACGGCGGGCTGA
- the ISLR2 gene encoding immunoglobulin superfamily containing leucine-rich repeat protein 2 isoform X3, whose amino-acid sequence MMMVAATDVGSALGLSSWLRDIQSGEGVATRRQRTERWRAAGSAMVPLRALCLAWALLGAAAACPEPCACVDKYAHQFADCAYKELREVPEGLPANVTTLSLSANKITVLRRGAFADVTQVTSLWLAHNEVRTVEPGSLAVLSQLKNLDLSHNLISSFPWSDLRNLSALQLLKMNHNRLGSLPRDALGALPDLRSLRINNNRLRTLAPGTFDTLSALSHLQLYHNPFHCSCSLVWLQAWAASTRVSLPEPDSIACASPPALQGVPVHRLPALSCVPPSVHLSVEPPPEAPGSPLPSGLTLMIHCVAEGHPTPRLQWQLQIPGGTVMLAPLVLSGEDGGDGAEEGEGEGDGDGPTQTEAPTPTPVHAWPAPPATPRFVALTNGSLLVPFLSAKEAGVYTCRAHNELGANSTSVRVAVAAAGPPKHAPGAGGDPDGQAPTSERKSTAKTRGNSVLTSKPEGKIKGQGRGLVSVLGDSEIGLEQEEAEEAGEGEQVEDQVPADPMEEQRCGHGDLSRYVSNHAFNQSAELKPHVFELGVIALDVAEREARVQLTPLAARWGPGPGGSAGGGRPGRRPLRLLYLCPAGGGAAVQWSRVEEGVNAYWFRGLRPGTNYSVCLALAGEACHVQVVFATKKELPSLLVIVAVSVFLLVLATVPLLGAACCHLLAKHPGKPYRLILRPQAPDPMEKRIAADFDPRASYLESEKSYPAGGEAGGEEPEEAPGEGLDEDAEQGDPTGDLQREESLAACSLVESQSKANQEEFEAGSEYSDRLPLGAEAVDIAQEINGNYRQTAG is encoded by the exons ATGATGATGG TCGCAGCAACAGATGTGGGGAGCGCTCTTGGGCTGTCGTCCTGGCTCCGCGACATCCAGTCTGGAGAGGGGGTTGCAACCCGACGGCAGCGCACGGAGAGGTGGAGAGCAGCCG GATCAGCGATGGTACCCTTGAGGGCCCTGTGTCTGGCTTGGGCGCTGCTAGGAGCGGCCGCAGCGTGCCCAGAGCCGTGCGCCTGCGTGGACAAGTACGCGCACCAGTTCGCCGACTGCGCCTACAAGGAGCTGCGCGAGGTGCCAGAAGGACTGCCGGCCAACGTGACCACGCTCAGTCTGTCGGCGAACAAGATCACCGTACTGCGGCGCGGGGCTTTCGCCGACGTCACGCAGGTCACCTCGCTGTGGTTGGCGCACAATGAGGTGCGCACGGTGGAACCGGGCTCGCTGGCCGTGCTGAGCCAGCTCAAGAACCTCGACCTGAGCCACAATCTTATATCCAGCTTCCCATGGAGCGACCTTCGTAACCTGAGTGCGCTACAGCTGCTCAAGATGAACCACAACCGCCTGGGCTCGTTGCCCCGGGACGCACTCGGTGCGCTGCCTGATCTGCGCTCCCTGCGCATCAACAACAACCGGCTTCGcacactggctcctggcaccTTCGACACGCTAAGTGCGCTTTCGCATCTGCAACTCTACCACAACCCCTTCCACTGCAGTTGCAGTCTTGTGTGGCTGCAGGCCTGGGCCGCGAGCACCCGGGTCTCCTTACCCGAGCCCGACTCCATCGCGTGCGCCTCGCCTCCTGCGCTGCAGGGCGTGCCGGTGCACCGTCTGCCTGCCCTGTCCTGTGTACCGCCCAGTGTGCATCTGAGTGTGGAGCCGCCGCCCGAGGCGCCGGGCAGCCCCCTGCCCTCCGGCCTGACGCTCATGATACACTGCGTCGCCGAAGGACACCCCACGCCCCGCCTGCAATGGCAACTTCAGATCCCAGGTGGCACCGTAATGCTAGCCCCGCTGGTCCTGAGCGGGGAGGACGGCGGGGACGGGGCggaagaaggggagggggaaggagatggggacGGGCCAACGCAGACAGAGGCCCCAACCCCGACTCCAGTACACGCCTGGCCGGCTCCCCCAGCCACCCCGCGCTTCGTGGCCCTCACCAATGGCTCCCTGTTGGTGCCCTTCCTGAGTGCCAAGGAGGCAGGCGTCTACACCTGCCGTGCCCACAACGAGCTGGGTGCCAACTCCACGTCGGTACGCGTGGCAGTGGCAGCTGCCGGCCCCCCAAAGCACGCTCCTGGCGCAGGGGGAGACCCTGATGGGCAGGCTCCAACCTCTGAGCGTAAGTCCACAGCTAAAACCCGGGGCAACAGCGTCCTAACGTCCAAGCCCGAAGGCAAAATCAAAGGCCAAGGCAGGGGCCTGGTTAGCGTACTCGGGGATTCAGAGATAgggctggagcaggaggaggcggaggaggcAGGTGAGGGTGAACAAGTGGAAGACCAGGTCCCCGCCGACCCGATGGAGGAGCAGCGCTGTGGCCACGGGGACCTCTCGCGGTACGTGTCCAACCACGCCTTCAACCAGAGCGCCGAGCTCAAGCCTCACGTTTTCGAGCTGGGCGTCATCGCGCTGGACGTCGCGGAGCGGGAGGCGCGGGTGCAGCTGACACCCCTGGCGGCTCGCTGGGGCCCGGGGCCCGGGGGCTCTGCGGGAGGAGGGCGACCCGGGCGGCGGCCACTACGCCTGCTCTATCTGTGCCCGGCGGGGGGCGGCGCAGCAGTGCAGTGGTCGCGTGTCGAGGAGGGCGTCAACGCCTACTGGTTCCGCGGCCTGCGGCCCGGCACCAACTACTCCGTGTGCCTGGCGCTGGCAGGCGAGGCCTGCCACGTGCAAGTGGTGTTCGCCACCAAGAAAGAGCTGCCCTCGCTGCTGGTGATCGTGGCGGTGAGCGTGTTCCTCCTGGTGCTGGCCACCGTGCCCCTGCTGGGCGCCGCCTGCTGCCATCTGCTGGCCAAACACCCGGGCAAGCCCTACCGCCTTATCCTGAGGCCGCAGGCCCCCGACCCCATGGAGAAGCGCATCGCCGCCGACTTCGACCCGCGCGCCTCCTACCTCGAGTCCGAGAAAAGCTACCCAGCGGGTGGCGAGGCGGGCGGGGAGGAGCCGGAAGAGGCCCCCGGGGAGGGCCTCGACGAAGACGCGGAGCAGGGGGACCCCACTGGGGACCTGCAGAGAGAGGAGAGCCTGGCGGCTTGCTCGCTGGTGGAGTCCCAATCCAAGGCCAACCAAGAGGAGTTCGAGGCAGGCTCCGAGTACAGTGACCGGCTGCCCCTGGGTGCCGAAGCGGTCGACATCGCCCAGGAGATTAACGGCAACTACAGGCAGACGGCGGGCTGA
- the ISLR2 gene encoding immunoglobulin superfamily containing leucine-rich repeat protein 2 isoform X4 has translation MRVAATDVGSALGLSSWLRDIQSGEGVATRRQRTERWRAAGSAMVPLRALCLAWALLGAAAACPEPCACVDKYAHQFADCAYKELREVPEGLPANVTTLSLSANKITVLRRGAFADVTQVTSLWLAHNEVRTVEPGSLAVLSQLKNLDLSHNLISSFPWSDLRNLSALQLLKMNHNRLGSLPRDALGALPDLRSLRINNNRLRTLAPGTFDTLSALSHLQLYHNPFHCSCSLVWLQAWAASTRVSLPEPDSIACASPPALQGVPVHRLPALSCVPPSVHLSVEPPPEAPGSPLPSGLTLMIHCVAEGHPTPRLQWQLQIPGGTVMLAPLVLSGEDGGDGAEEGEGEGDGDGPTQTEAPTPTPVHAWPAPPATPRFVALTNGSLLVPFLSAKEAGVYTCRAHNELGANSTSVRVAVAAAGPPKHAPGAGGDPDGQAPTSERKSTAKTRGNSVLTSKPEGKIKGQGRGLVSVLGDSEIGLEQEEAEEAGEGEQVEDQVPADPMEEQRCGHGDLSRYVSNHAFNQSAELKPHVFELGVIALDVAEREARVQLTPLAARWGPGPGGSAGGGRPGRRPLRLLYLCPAGGGAAVQWSRVEEGVNAYWFRGLRPGTNYSVCLALAGEACHVQVVFATKKELPSLLVIVAVSVFLLVLATVPLLGAACCHLLAKHPGKPYRLILRPQAPDPMEKRIAADFDPRASYLESEKSYPAGGEAGGEEPEEAPGEGLDEDAEQGDPTGDLQREESLAACSLVESQSKANQEEFEAGSEYSDRLPLGAEAVDIAQEINGNYRQTAG, from the exons ATGAGAG TCGCAGCAACAGATGTGGGGAGCGCTCTTGGGCTGTCGTCCTGGCTCCGCGACATCCAGTCTGGAGAGGGGGTTGCAACCCGACGGCAGCGCACGGAGAGGTGGAGAGCAGCCG GATCAGCGATGGTACCCTTGAGGGCCCTGTGTCTGGCTTGGGCGCTGCTAGGAGCGGCCGCAGCGTGCCCAGAGCCGTGCGCCTGCGTGGACAAGTACGCGCACCAGTTCGCCGACTGCGCCTACAAGGAGCTGCGCGAGGTGCCAGAAGGACTGCCGGCCAACGTGACCACGCTCAGTCTGTCGGCGAACAAGATCACCGTACTGCGGCGCGGGGCTTTCGCCGACGTCACGCAGGTCACCTCGCTGTGGTTGGCGCACAATGAGGTGCGCACGGTGGAACCGGGCTCGCTGGCCGTGCTGAGCCAGCTCAAGAACCTCGACCTGAGCCACAATCTTATATCCAGCTTCCCATGGAGCGACCTTCGTAACCTGAGTGCGCTACAGCTGCTCAAGATGAACCACAACCGCCTGGGCTCGTTGCCCCGGGACGCACTCGGTGCGCTGCCTGATCTGCGCTCCCTGCGCATCAACAACAACCGGCTTCGcacactggctcctggcaccTTCGACACGCTAAGTGCGCTTTCGCATCTGCAACTCTACCACAACCCCTTCCACTGCAGTTGCAGTCTTGTGTGGCTGCAGGCCTGGGCCGCGAGCACCCGGGTCTCCTTACCCGAGCCCGACTCCATCGCGTGCGCCTCGCCTCCTGCGCTGCAGGGCGTGCCGGTGCACCGTCTGCCTGCCCTGTCCTGTGTACCGCCCAGTGTGCATCTGAGTGTGGAGCCGCCGCCCGAGGCGCCGGGCAGCCCCCTGCCCTCCGGCCTGACGCTCATGATACACTGCGTCGCCGAAGGACACCCCACGCCCCGCCTGCAATGGCAACTTCAGATCCCAGGTGGCACCGTAATGCTAGCCCCGCTGGTCCTGAGCGGGGAGGACGGCGGGGACGGGGCggaagaaggggagggggaaggagatggggacGGGCCAACGCAGACAGAGGCCCCAACCCCGACTCCAGTACACGCCTGGCCGGCTCCCCCAGCCACCCCGCGCTTCGTGGCCCTCACCAATGGCTCCCTGTTGGTGCCCTTCCTGAGTGCCAAGGAGGCAGGCGTCTACACCTGCCGTGCCCACAACGAGCTGGGTGCCAACTCCACGTCGGTACGCGTGGCAGTGGCAGCTGCCGGCCCCCCAAAGCACGCTCCTGGCGCAGGGGGAGACCCTGATGGGCAGGCTCCAACCTCTGAGCGTAAGTCCACAGCTAAAACCCGGGGCAACAGCGTCCTAACGTCCAAGCCCGAAGGCAAAATCAAAGGCCAAGGCAGGGGCCTGGTTAGCGTACTCGGGGATTCAGAGATAgggctggagcaggaggaggcggaggaggcAGGTGAGGGTGAACAAGTGGAAGACCAGGTCCCCGCCGACCCGATGGAGGAGCAGCGCTGTGGCCACGGGGACCTCTCGCGGTACGTGTCCAACCACGCCTTCAACCAGAGCGCCGAGCTCAAGCCTCACGTTTTCGAGCTGGGCGTCATCGCGCTGGACGTCGCGGAGCGGGAGGCGCGGGTGCAGCTGACACCCCTGGCGGCTCGCTGGGGCCCGGGGCCCGGGGGCTCTGCGGGAGGAGGGCGACCCGGGCGGCGGCCACTACGCCTGCTCTATCTGTGCCCGGCGGGGGGCGGCGCAGCAGTGCAGTGGTCGCGTGTCGAGGAGGGCGTCAACGCCTACTGGTTCCGCGGCCTGCGGCCCGGCACCAACTACTCCGTGTGCCTGGCGCTGGCAGGCGAGGCCTGCCACGTGCAAGTGGTGTTCGCCACCAAGAAAGAGCTGCCCTCGCTGCTGGTGATCGTGGCGGTGAGCGTGTTCCTCCTGGTGCTGGCCACCGTGCCCCTGCTGGGCGCCGCCTGCTGCCATCTGCTGGCCAAACACCCGGGCAAGCCCTACCGCCTTATCCTGAGGCCGCAGGCCCCCGACCCCATGGAGAAGCGCATCGCCGCCGACTTCGACCCGCGCGCCTCCTACCTCGAGTCCGAGAAAAGCTACCCAGCGGGTGGCGAGGCGGGCGGGGAGGAGCCGGAAGAGGCCCCCGGGGAGGGCCTCGACGAAGACGCGGAGCAGGGGGACCCCACTGGGGACCTGCAGAGAGAGGAGAGCCTGGCGGCTTGCTCGCTGGTGGAGTCCCAATCCAAGGCCAACCAAGAGGAGTTCGAGGCAGGCTCCGAGTACAGTGACCGGCTGCCCCTGGGTGCCGAAGCGGTCGACATCGCCCAGGAGATTAACGGCAACTACAGGCAGACGGCGGGCTGA